Proteins encoded by one window of Halobaculum halobium:
- a CDS encoding CbiX/SirB N-terminal domain-containing protein has protein sequence MSQALVIVAHGSHLNPGSSAPTYDHADTIRAAGAFDEVRTGFWKEEPSLREVLRTCEADEVYVVPMFISEGYFTEQVIPRELRLDDWDVTDWDSDGLSADVATYTAEDTGQTVHYCGPVGTHESMTDVLVRRAESVTNDPDVGEGFGFAVVGHGTERNENSAKAIEYHADRVRDMDRFDEVQALYMDEEPEVDDVTDHFTVEDVVVVPLFISDGFHTQEDIPEDMGLTDDYRTGYDVPAAVDGHRIWYAGAVGTESLMADVVLERAADAGADVTAAIESVRETTRVAPGADD, from the coding sequence ATGAGTCAGGCGCTGGTCATCGTCGCCCACGGGTCGCATCTCAACCCAGGATCGAGCGCGCCCACCTACGACCACGCGGACACCATCCGCGCGGCGGGCGCGTTCGACGAGGTCCGAACCGGATTCTGGAAGGAGGAACCGAGCCTTCGAGAGGTGCTGCGCACCTGCGAGGCCGACGAGGTGTACGTCGTCCCGATGTTCATCTCGGAGGGGTACTTCACCGAACAGGTGATCCCCCGGGAACTCAGGCTCGACGACTGGGACGTGACCGACTGGGACTCCGACGGCCTCTCGGCGGACGTGGCCACGTACACCGCTGAGGACACCGGCCAGACGGTCCACTACTGCGGCCCGGTCGGCACCCACGAGTCGATGACGGACGTGCTCGTTCGCCGCGCGGAGAGCGTGACGAACGACCCCGACGTGGGCGAGGGATTCGGCTTCGCCGTCGTCGGCCACGGCACCGAGCGCAACGAGAACTCCGCGAAGGCGATCGAGTATCACGCCGACCGCGTCCGCGACATGGACCGCTTCGACGAGGTGCAGGCGCTGTACATGGACGAGGAGCCCGAGGTCGACGACGTGACCGACCACTTCACCGTCGAGGACGTGGTCGTCGTCCCGCTGTTCATCTCGGACGGCTTCCACACCCAGGAGGACATCCCCGAGGACATGGGGCTGACCGACGACTACCGCACCGGCTACGACGTGCCCGCCGCGGTCGACGGCCACCGCATCTGGTACGCGGGCGCCGTCGGGACGGAGTCGCTGATGGCCGACGTGGTGCTGGAGCGCGCGGCCGACGCCGGCGCCGACGTGACCGCCGCCATCGAGTCCGTCCGTGAGACGACCCGCGTCGCCCCGGGGGCGGACGACTGA